The sequence ATGCAGGAAAAATTGCAGGGTTAGATGTTTTAAGAATTATAAATGAGCCAACAGCAGCTGCATTAGCTTTTGGTTTAGAAAAAAGTGATGGAAAAGTTATTGCTGTGTATGATTTAGGAGGAGGTACTTTTGATATCTCTATTTTAGAGATTTTAGGTGGTGTTTTTGAAGTAAAAGCTACTAATGGTAATACTTCATTAGGAGGAGAAGATTTTGACCAAAGAATATTAGAATATTTCATTTCagaattcaaaaaaaaagaaaacattgatttaaaaaatgataaattagCTCTACAAAGATTAAGAGAAGCAGCAGAAACAGCAAAAATAGAATTATCGAGTAAAACACAAACAGAGATTAATTTGCCATTTATAACAGCTAATCAAACAGGACCAAAGCATTTGCAAATTAAATTAACACGTGCTAAATTAGAAGAATTATGtcatgatttattaaaaggGACTATAGAACCATGTGAAAAATGTATTAAAGATGcaaatgtaaaaaaagatgaaattaatgaaataattttagtTGGTGGTATGACAAGAATGCCAAAGGTATCTGAAACAGTAAAACAAATTTTTCAAACTAATCCATCAAAAAGTGTCAATCCAGATGAAGCAGTTGCTTTAGGTGCAGCGATACAAGGAGGTGTATTAAAGGGAGAAATAAAAGATTTGTTATTATTAGACGTTATTCCTTTATCTTTAGGAATAGAAACATTAGGAGGTGTTTTTACTAAATTAATTAACAGAAATACAACAATTCCAACAAAAAAATCACAAATATTTTCTACAGCAGCTGATAATCAAACGCAAGTTAGTATTAAAGTATATCAAGGAGAAAGAGAAATGGCTTGTGATAATAAGTTGTTAGGTTCTTTTGATTTAGTTGGTATTCCACCAGCTCCTAGGGGAGTTCCTCAAATTGAAGTTACATTTGATGTTGATGCTAATgcaattattaatatatcagCTATTGATAAAATGACTAATAAAAAACAGCAAATCACTATTCAAAGTAGCGGTGGTTTAAGTAAGGAAGAAATTGAAAGAATGGTTCAAGAAGCTGAATTAAATAGAGAAAAAGATCAACAAAAGAAAAACTTAACTGATGCAAAAAATGAAGCAGAAACTTTAATATATAGTTCTGAAAAGCAACTAGATGATTTCAAAGATAAAATTTCAGATGCCGATAAAGATGACTTGAGACAAAAAATATCTACTTTAAGAGAAAAATTAGCTTCTGAAGATCTAGACGCAATTAAAGAGACAACTAAGCAATTACAAGAAAAATCATGGGCTATTTCACAAgaaatgtataaaaataatgcaaATCAAAATTCACAACAGGAACAaccaaaaaatgaaaataagacagaagaaaataaagacaatgcataataaaaaagcgaaaaaaaaaaaaaaaaatagaaattttataaatatgtttttataaataaaaaatataaggaaatatatataaaaaaaaaaaaaactaataaaatAGATAGTATGTACAATATAATTGAAaagataaattttaaaatttgcacgtttgtatttatatttttaaggaTAGATATAACAATTatgaaaatgtaaaaaaaaaaaaaaaaatatatatatatatatatatatttatatttgcaaatattgtatataatataaattatattaaattaatgaatctacataaaaattagaagaaattaatttataaaaagaacttataaattattttttaattctgtGAATTAATGATTTAATGCTATAAATTAatgtttaattaaattttaattaaaatttatatatatatataggaaaaaaaaaaaaaaagtaaaaaacaatatatttttaattatatattttattttatttttttaaggcATATtgcaaaataaattatatgtaaaattgtatataattattgctttcaaaaatattaagCATAATGCttattgttaaaaaaaagaaatgtatatttttttttaaatatttacaaCAAAcgaaactttttattttttatttatatatatatgtatatatacatttttatataaaacattttattactttacactttttttttattttcccttttaatttataaaattcaaGATTCTTGAAATAAACAGAAAAGATGGTACATAAAACTAATgtgttttttaaaaattattaagttcattttattagaaaataacTGTACTAATTAGCGTTAaacgttttttttttttaagtattaataaaatttaactttttttttaagaaaagcttttctataaaaaagttgcatatttaaaattaaaacaaacaTTATTAATACATAATATATAACCTTATTGCTTTCCCCAATCTCATTTTTTACCatcttaataattttaaaatgttgAGAAAGAATATGTTTAATTTCACtttatcaaaatatatattttaagttgcactttttaaataaatatttattttcattttttaataataataaaaaaaaattcttttattgcATATATTCCTTCATATAATGTATATGTATATGCATTAGATAAACaagcaaaataaaattatataaaaaaaaaaaagagttaaAATTGTGTAAATTGTGTATATCCTATGAtaacaatataaaatttaatagaaTTATATAAGTGAATTACAAGTATTGTAAGAAGAAACAAATGGAATTAACATAAggatatttttctttttatcttATATGAAAAATCTTTTCTAATGTTACATTTCTACTAAACAGCtttatcaataaaaaaaaaaaattttttttttctttttttttttatttgaatattttataattctgtattaatttcattcatattatcaaaaataaatttaggAGCATTTTTTACAGTAAAGGCCACTAAATTTTCAACTGAAGATTTTCCCATCATCATTTGAGtaataaaactttttataGACTGTTCAGAATAATTTCCTTTTAAAACGgaataaacattttttgaaaaatttaagGCAATAACAGTAGGAAATCCAaacattaaatttaatttctgAATAATGTCTAATTGATCACCAGCTTGTGTCCATAGTAGTGTTACTGGTAAATTGTTCATATCTTTAagaacattttttaaaatatcgaTATaagatttaaaatatattggTTCTGTGTCTTCTTTATTTGGTAAAAATGCTAGAAGACAAACACCTTTTTCACAATATTCATCAAACACTTGCTGAGAAGTTAATTGAATAacctcttttttttctacataatattttaaaaaaaattgatagaAATCTTCTACTGTTCTTGATTCATTATAATCTATTGCactaaatgaatttttatttccaGATGGAAATAATCTAAAAGATGGGTAATGACTTATACGATAAGTTTGAGCTGTTCTCTGTTCTACTGTTGCATCTATTTTGGCtatttttgcattttttaaatgagaTACTTTTTTTGCCAACTCATCAAACATTGGATGTATTGGTTTACTGTGACCACACCATGgtgcataaaaaaaaacaaaccAAACATTATCGTCATTTtgtaaaacatttttatcaAAGTTGTTATCATTTAATACAATTACTTTTCCATCACTTTTATGTTTAGACTTTTTCTTATAagaacttttatttttactagtATCTACATTTAACTCTCTTAAgcgataattttttattgaatcATATATAAAGGTAACTACATCTTTAATTCTATAAGTTCCATCAAATTTTTCAACTTCTTTCTTATCCccatttacaaaaaaaagttgTAAACTTGGAAATGattcaattttatatttattagcTATATCTTCATCTTTTATAGCTATAAAAGTTACATTATCTTTTAATGTTTTAGCAATACTTATAAAATCGTTTGCGAATCCTCTTGATACCCTACACCAAGTTGCGTAAAACTGAACAAcgcatattttttttgaagctAATAAttcttcaaattttttaGGGCAATCTACTGTTTTAATTTCTTCAATATCcttatataaacaaaaactTACTCtcaaaaaaagagaaatgaaaaataagaaaaaaaattgatgagaaattttcattctttacaaaaaggataaaaaaaaataaaaggaatgaaagaaaaagaaaattaaacaaATAGAGCCTTTTATATATgagaattatttatttttaaaaataaacaaaaaaaataaaaaaaactaaaaatatactacaaaaagtttttatttcGAATTTTTAACatgtataaaataattaaaatgttctttttattataaaaagaaaaaaatatatacaaattgtttaaaaaaaaaaaaaaaaaagatatttaaataatataaaaaaaaaaaatattctaatatcttaaaataaaatgaatatatatatatattattatacgCATATAAAACTTATGTGTAATAACTGctagaagaaaaataattctaaCACTTAGAATAGTCCATGTTTTATACTACTTATTTTATCAGTTGAGattatgaattaaaattaaaaaaaatatacacatttaaaaaagttaaaaatttACTAGTATATAGAATTATTAGAGAAGAAaagagataaaaatataaaatataaaagataaaaaaaaaggaactataaaagaaacaaaggaaaaaaaaaaaaaaaagaaataaaaagtaaaatagagaaataatacataaaaaaaaaggagaaataatacaataaaaaaaaagaagaaaaaagaaataatttaagttagaattaagtaaaaaataaaaaaggactAAAAGGTGAAAACTAAagagatatataaaaaaaaaataaaagacaAAGATTCatgcaaatttttttttaaaaattagaaaaagtacattaataaaatatttaaaaaaataatgaattaagcTAATATAATAGtatatttctaaaaataaaaattttaggaaaattttatttccaAAAACATAGTTACAACatacttataatttttattgttcttcatttctaatatatacatatatatgtacataaaaagaaaaaaaattgtttaaatattttttcaatttttaagTGAATAaacttatataaatttaaattattataaaaaaatttatagatATTACTAATTTGTCcatatttaaaaacttttatattttatttttttattttttttttatatttggaatataaatctttatttaaattcaaaatactcataaattttttactatCTTTATTTCAATAGAAGAGAAAATACTATTTAAATATCTTTAACAaccaaaaaataaattaaaataaaaaagctaaaaaaaattaatggaTCTCCCAATGAATAAgcagaaaattaaaatttgcttttttaaactaaaaaaattttaaaattaaacataaaaaaacaaaatattacaaaaatagtagaaaataaaaaagtatatttggAGTTAGAATCAAATTAACAAGTTTTAGtcatatttcatttattgaaattttttaaaaaatatctcTTCtataaaacatttaaaaaaatatttctaattttaataaaaataaagggaaaatgaatatatgaAACTAactagaataaaaaaataaaaatttcataacCAATTGTGAATGTTTTTACCgaataaaatatagaaacaatttttataatagaatattattttactttttatatatttttccttttttctgCTAATTTAAAACttcattatattataatatgtAAAATGTTTAATCTCTTTaggtatatattttttatattaaattattttaaatatcatttttgtttttccactaaaatattcttataaactacaattaaataaaaagaaatattatttttaagataattatttgaattgatatttaaaaaaatttaaaaaaaaaaaaaaaaccgaaaataaaaaaaataataactttGATTTTACAGAAtgccatttttttttttttttcgagTAAATTCTTGGTTATGcgttttttatataatttcaatctttaaatttttttttaattatcaaatttttatcaacattttattttataacaaAGTTATCTTTAATTTATCTCataaaatttacataatatatttttatggatttattttgttttaatacAATACATCATAAACAGcgttaaattaatattttttataaggtTTTTGTATGaactatatattaaaaaaaaaaaaaaaaaaaaaattatactatatttttatgataaataCAATTAGaaacttttaaaatatataaactgCAGAAGTGTATTTTTAAGCAcgtatttttatgtaaatatttcgcataaaaaaatatctttaaatAGTTTATCATATATTGGCATTTTGCTTGTATTAAATGGATAAGTTTAAAAAATGCAGAAAAAGAAACTTTAGAAGTTTGAAAAAAAGTAGATTTATTAAGAAAAGAAGTGGCAAATCAAATGAAACAAATAGTAATTCACAGAATGATTTCATtacaaatattattataaaatatttgaataatgagaaaaatgaaaaaaaaaataatgtagaTAATGCAAATGAATTTATTACAGAAAATGTAACTGAAAATttgaaagaaaaattatttatgggAAAGAAGATTGTAGAAACTGATTTGATAAATAACTGTTTAACttacaataaaaatgaaacactgaaaaaaattagttataaaattttgtatcATGTTATGAAGACATGCATTGATCATGAGAAtgttttaatgaaaatagaaGAATTAGGTTTTACAgctgaaaatataaaagataaaaatgatgagaagataaatatttgttcgaaatataaaattgataccttttttaattatatttataaaaatttacaagTTATAAAAACCACAAAGAATTTTAACCTTTTATGTAAATTAATTAATCTTATAAAATcagttattattattattccatatatatataaaataaaatttttgttttatttttgttccatcttaaatatatatcaaaaaCACTGTGAAGATAATGATAGTACAAAATCAGAAAATGTAAATACAAAAAGTAGAAATAATTCCATACCTTTTAATATGAATGAAGAGGAATTTTTGAATctattttttgatataattAACGAGTTAGTTAATTTAAAGGATAATTACAATAATTATGATGATAATTTTAgcatatttaattattttattttacgcTGGATATtagtttattttaaaaataaataccatttttttttaaaaaaaaaaatgaattctttaattaaatcaAAGTATATCATTTTACTATTTAGCATACTAAAACATTTGCATGAAAGTACcaattttaatttagaacAAGGTGatgaaaaaaggaaaaatatgtataatgATGAAAGCAAAATGGAAGAATCAGAACAAGAATTAagtaaaatagaaaatttaaatgatgaagtaagtaatttttataaaaataaatattgtggtgagagaaatattttagaaaatttgTGCATTAATCAAAAtctaaaaaatgaaaaaataataaaaaatagagattcaataaaaaatatgatagaaaatttttataataaagtaGATatgaatatagaaaaaagtaCGAAAGAAGTGAAAGATACTATGAACACTTTAActcaaaatatatttataacagtttttaatttatttccGAAATGTCATATTTTACACAAACACATGGTGTTGTTATATTTctcatttcattttttaaaattatcaaaatacgattattcatattttattattttcaattcATTTCAATttctaaataaattattaacagttcataattttttaattcattcattaatatttttggCTATTCAAGAAGTTCTGACCCTTTATGAAAATGTAATTATACacttatataaagaaaaaaatgatttaagtGAAGaattttatcaattttttgaTAAGTTTAATAATAAACATCAAAATTtgtatatgaatattttaacaAGAGTTTGGAACTTGTACATGTTATTAATTTCTGAtgaatatatgaaaaaagaaacaagtaaacttgatgaaaaaaaatatccgAATATTAACACTATAAAAGAACAAATGAATACAACTAAtactaataaattaatatctgtaataaaaattaataatttagaat comes from Plasmodium relictum strain SGS1 genome assembly, chromosome: 9 and encodes:
- the HSP70-3 gene encoding heat shock protein 70, putative, translated to MATFNKKGIVKIFEKCVKNNLLKDKSRYLSTSKINYNRASGDIIGIDLGTTNSCVAIMEGKQGKVIENSEGFRTTPSVVAFTNDNQRLVGIVAKRQAITNPENTVYATKRFIGRKFDEEATKKEQKNLPYKIVRAPNGDAWIEAQGKKYSPSQIGACVLEKMKETAENYLGRKVHQAVITVPAYFNDSQRQATKDAGKIAGLDVLRIINEPTAAALAFGLEKSDGKVIAVYDLGGGTFDISILEILGGVFEVKATNGNTSLGGEDFDQRILEYFISEFKKKENIDLKNDKLALQRLREAAETAKIELSSKTQTEINLPFITANQTGPKHLQIKLTRAKLEELCHDLLKGTIEPCEKCIKDANVKKDEINEIILVGGMTRMPKVSETVKQIFQTNPSKSVNPDEAVALGAAIQGGVLKGEIKDLLLLDVIPLSLGIETLGGVFTKLINRNTTIPTKKSQIFSTAADNQTQVSIKVYQGEREMACDNKLLGSFDLVGIPPAPRGVPQIEVTFDVDANAIINISAIDKMTNKKQQITIQSSGGLSKEEIERMVQEAELNREKDQQKKNLTDAKNEAETLIYSSEKQLDDFKDKISDADKDDLRQKISTLREKLASEDLDAIKETTKQLQEKSWAISQEMYKNNANQNSQQEQPKNENKTEENKDNA
- the PDI-11 gene encoding protein disulfide isomerase, putative, producing the protein MKISHQFFFLFFISLFLRVSFCLYKDIEEIKTVDCPKKFEELLASKKICVVQFYATWCRVSRGFANDFISIAKTLKDNVTFIAIKDEDIANKYKIESFPSLQLFFVNGDKKEVEKFDGTYRIKDVVTFIYDSIKNYRLRELNVDTSKNKSSYKKKSKHKSDGKVIVLNDNNFDKNVLQNDDNVWFVFFYAPWCGHSKPIHPMFDELAKKVSHLKNAKIAKIDATVEQRTAQTYRISHYPSFRLFPSGNKNSFSAIDYNESRTVEDFYQFFLKYYVEKKEVIQLTSQQVFDEYCEKGVCLLAFLPNKEDTEPIYFKSYIDILKNVLKDMNNLPVTLLWTQAGDQLDIIQKLNLMFGFPTVIALNFSKNVYSVLKGNYSEQSIKSFITQMMMGKSSVENLVAFTVKNAPKFIFDNMNEINTEL